Below is a genomic region from Culicoides brevitarsis isolate CSIRO-B50_1 chromosome 2, AGI_CSIRO_Cbre_v1, whole genome shotgun sequence.
CGAGCGATGGTTCCTGACTCTTTGGATATCAGCGGATCGACGGGAATCTcagttttgttgtttgttagtTCGTTACTCGTTGTGTTTTTTATCATGTATCGCGCTTGTCGGTGAGTCATCTTGTGAAATTTTCCATATCacagcgaaaaaattttttttttaatttttagtatgaAGCAAAATCGCGGCGAACGAAGATATGGCGGCGTAATGACGAGTTATCAAGAATTATCGCCGATCACGATGGAAGATGACGACTCGGAATTGGAAGAACAAGCGTTATTTGACAAAACACGAGACGCACAGTCTGTCGTTGTACTTTAAGGAACATTCCAAGTGCCAATTAATAGATTTTAGGGAattaacaaagcaaaaaagttaggagttaataatttattcaagtcaatttctcgtttttactaaaacttataaataaaatgtgatactaatttccttcttcttgctctttttcctaatttattttaattaaatcttagTTTGTAGTTAACTTAGGGCCCTacctaacacaaaaaaagtatccGATGATTTTTACGATGAAAAATCAAAGCTGAGGTGGttgaaaatattgcaaaaatattaaaaacttaaagaaaatGAATATCTCGTAAAATGTAGCTAATCCTCATTTTCGCGTCCTACACTAATTGTTCGCGTTTCAAAGCGCATCCGTTTGTTGTTCTTTACGACTCCATTGGGAAGTAAATTTGTCGCGACACCCGCTTCGATGTCTTGCTCCCCGAGTTTTTCCCATATTAGCTTAAGATCACAGGGCGATGTCGTCGTCGAAGAACATCCCGTTCCCGTTGACgagtttgaatttgaatttgatgacgacgtcgatgatgatgacgaactCTTCTCTTCGTCTTTTTGGTCGTCTTTTgtactgaaaaatatttaaaaaaaagaaatttttttcttattggaaattttctttttgataaatttgtttaatataaaagtttaattaatttttttttttaataaataacaaaaaaataatttttttttttcaatttttaattcaaaattgaagatttaaaataaataattttaatttaattattaaatacataatttcatttaattaaattttttaattaattttaaataattgaattaataaataaaaaattattttccaaaaaataaaatttaattttgattatttttaaataataataataattttaattatgattttaataatttttaatgataataataattttttaatgaaaaaaataatcaaaattttatgaaaaaaaaaatatttaaatgaaattaaaaaatttcgaaaatttttcatttcatattaaactaaacgaattaaaaaaaataattttaaactaatttggctttaattaaaaactaatatattttaattgtttatttggattttttatttaattgaaaatttaattaaaatattcatttaaatgaaattataaaattttgaaaatttttagtttatattttactgaacgaattaaaaaaaaaataaaaattttaattttaaaattatttaattaattaataaaataattcattaaaaatttttttttttcatttgcaaaaagacacaaattaaattaaatttaaaaaaaaataaattcaaaaaatttaatgaaaaaaataataattttttttcaattcaatattgaactaaaaaaataaaaaaattagaaaaatataaattttaattttaaaataatttcaaatttcataattaaaaatttcatttgtaaaaaggatcttttattaaaattgaagaattaattaattaattatgaattaaaattaattaaaatatttttatttaaatgaaaatattttttcaactcaaaactaaactaaaaaattaaaataatttttaaaaaattaaaataatttttttaaaaaattaaaaatctcaccCCTTTGTTATCTGCAATGGCGCACATCCGCGCTTCTGCTCATCATTGCACGCATTCTCGTCATACACAAATTTACTCTTAAAATTCTTTGGCAATACTGGCTTCGGTGCGGCATAAATTTTGCCGGGCTCCTCTGGATGACATCCATAGTCTTCTCCTCGTAACCATTTCTCGTACCGATCTGGCTGAAATCGCTTCACAAATGTTTCCATCGAGATCTTGACCATATCCTTGCGACACAAACACTTTGTCGCCCGCTTCCCATACTCAACCCATCGTTCGCTCGCAAAATTTGTCGATTCAGCACAATTAAATCCGTGATTAAAACCCGCGTGATACCCATACGGAAAAGTGATCATTATTTCTCCGGGCTCttgtgtaattttattaaagggAATATTGTTCTGTTTTAGGACTTGGGGCGAGATCAGAGTCATTTTGTGACGCAAATAGGCGTTGCATTCGTTATATTgctcaacaaaaattgaatttgcgaGTTTTTCGAGCTTCCTGCCGTGCTCCGGGGGAATCGCATACCACGTCTTCGGCGCTCCAAAGTGCAAATAATTTATCGAATAGAGATCCATGTCTTCCGTGTGCCAAGCGAAAGTCGTTTTCCACATTCCAAAGTACAAATAAGCTGTATTAACGCCCGCTATCGTCTTCCCGTAGTCTTTGCACACGTAATCTAATATCGTGCCGAGGTTGTTGATATTCCAACATTTCTCGTCGGGATCTGTGAGAGTGCCCATAATGTCGGCGCCATACATGGGCGACACATAAGTgacatttttccaaaattttcgcTCCAAATCCTCGTAATCGAAGTATTTGGGTGTCGCAAATCGCTCGCTATTGGCAAGACGATGGAATTCCTTCACACTAATTGGGCGTCGTTGCACATTAAATTGCGTATAAAGTCCTTGTTTGCCCGAAACAATTTGACAAATGGGAGCCGGGATCGTCATATCGATGTCATCCAAATCGTATCCCTTCTTGCGCGGCACCCATTCGTGCGGAGGAATGACCTTCACGAGTCCTGCTTTGTGAGCTCCTTTGCTTTCCATGTAGTGAATGTACTTGGGAAAGTCCTGAAACTCCTCGTAGGTCGGGCGAAAAACCATTATTCGGGGATGTTGTTGCTGCGCCATgtcttcttttgaatttttgttgttgtttatctccctaaaaacaaacaaaatttcaatttattcgaTGCTGGagacaaaaaaagtgaatttttaccTCACAATTACACCtttcaactaattttctaCGCACGGGGGACGACTTTACATGATTCTCGGGGCATTCGTCGATATTCTTATcggatttttacaaattaggGGACACAAACTACGGAGAAAATCGcaaagaaaattgcaaaatcggATTGTTTTGAATTCGTCACGTACGCGATGGGATATTTTACCGAACACAAGTCCCCCATTCACTGACAGCTGCTGACGGGTgagttttttactttgaaaaacaCATTATCACTCgtgcttttttgttttgatttaattgaaatccttaaaaatcctgaaattttcattaaaatcgcaATAAATGTTGGGAAGTCACGtcataaatcaacaaaaattggtCGTGTTCATAggtaaaagcaacaaaaactcCTAAAAATTGCCTTACAGCTCCCGAAATGGAAGAAACAAAGCACCGCACTCGAAGTAAATCCCCTAGAAACCGCAGCAAATCGCCCCGAAAGCGACAAATAACGCAAGAACAGCTCTTGGCGACGCTTAAAAAGAAGCAAGAATGCAATGCTCGAGCTCAAGCCATCGTGGAAAAGTTTTTAGGACCCGGCATTGAAGATGAAACTCTCTTATCTTCgttgaaattcatcaatcaATCACATTTTGAGGATGTTATTCAAGAACGAGCTATCGAAAAACTCTGTGGATGGGTTTTATGCAACGAAATACTTGGAGAAACGCCGAAACAGCAATACAAGATAAACTTACAGACGAAAAAAGTGTTTGATATTACGGAGAGAAAGATGTTTTGTAGCGGAAAATGTTACAAATCGGCAATGTACTTGAAGGAACAGATGCTGACGAGCCCTTTATGGTTACGAGACACGGAAATTATACCGGAATTCAAACTTTTGTCACTCGATGAGGACtcgtaattcaatttttattcgtttaaaGACCTTTTAGGATTaagttttttgtatgttttgcattatttcaagttaaaactaaaatttcattaatttttttcttttttagatcACTCAAAGACCTTTTCGGAAGTCAATTCAACCGCTTTTCTCAAGTCTCTGATACAACATCAAGCAAATGGATGCACAATTAGTTGTCAAGATGACCAAGAATCCCCGAATATTGctcattatttcatttttcgacCCCTTTCGAAGCTGATTCTCGCCCAAAGTGTCGAAGAAATtatcgcaaaaataaaatctgtgAAGGAAGACTCGCTCATTAAACAAGCTTTCATTTGGATTTCCCCAAAAAACATCGAACATCATTTCATAACGCCTTTTGTGACACATTTAGCGGATACAGTAGTCGAATTTTTGGATGCACAACAACTTACGATAACGACAAAAAAGTCTCAGGGAACACTTcagaagaagaaatttgattattcgcttgaaaaatcatcgaaaCAGATTATTAGTCAAAGAAAGTAGTAAAGTGAAGAAACCACAAGAAgatgaaaattcgaaaaatcctGAACAATTAACGACTTTTAAAATTGGCAATTTTAGCGATTCCGAGTTGAAAGCGAAGGCAGAGTTGGAAATGTCATACGAAAAGTgagtttttgagaaaaaaattaatttaaaattcataaattctaaatttttatatttttttaggatcaGAAAAGGAACAACAAGTTCAATTCACTATGTGCCAGATGCTGCTGATGATTACGATGACGATGATCCCGATGACGATcttgacatttaaaataagataaaagtgaatttgtaaataaaaaagcaaaaaaagttgaatttccgtcattttttattttcctttcaaataaaaaaatctctttttacaTGTCTTTGTATATTGCACTAATGTATAACTAACTATAATATTAACTACAaactattttcaattttttttttacaaaaaataaggataaaattatatattaaacattttccttCGACTTAGTTGCCTTTGTTCGATTATTATCACTTTCACGATTAAATgaggcaaatttaatttttttaaaaaatgtttcacttaaaaaaaattttgagtaaattttaaaaatttttatgtcaattttagtttttttttaattttttttagaaaattattttttttattttcatattttttcaattttttttgaaaattttcatattttacaaagaatttcaaaattttttgaaaattttcatatttttcaaagaatatcaaaatttgtagaaaattttcatatttttcaaagaatttcaaaattttttatatttttcaaaaaattttaaaatttttcaaagaatttcaaaattttttgaaaatttttaaaagtaattttttttatgttttgtatgaaatttagttaaaaactgacaaattaaaatgaaatttattttaaatttttttaactttccaaaaaatttagaaattttccaaaaatttgagaaattacaaaaataataaattaaaatttaagaaattcttcaaaaattttctaaaatgttagaatttttactattgaaatttttaaaaataaaaaaaaaaatttatagaatgtttaaaaatgacacaaaaatttttaaaatttgagttctaaaataatgtgaaacattttttcaaaaatcacatttgcttacaaaaaaaaacttttcaaacagcaaaaagttgttaaaatgGCACATTTAGAGTTCAAAAAGATCTGAAACgtttaaatttgattgaaaaaagggTGCTTCGATTCGAGAGGTGCAAAATTGAAAGATCAGATAAACACATTTAAGCGTTCGTTAAAAGAAGTGAAATGTCGCTCTTTGGATCGGCAGCCATGGAGCTCCAACTAGTTTTGCGACAATCAGTCAAAAAGTCCAAATTATTTCCGATTTTCGCCGCAGAAGTTGCCCTTCTCGCATTCCCGCCTTGCAAAAACATCGGTTTCGTGTTGTATGATCCGGCGCCGCTTCCTCGATTTTTGTCGTTTGTGCTGCGAACGATACAAATGTCCTTCAGCACGAAATACTGTtgaataatggaaaaaagtttcGGATCAACGTCGGAGTTTGTCAACAAAAGTTGCGGCATcacgaaaaatttgcataatccGATGAGAGTTCgtttatgttgaatttttaccaACCAAACGCCCGGCGTGAGAGGCGATTTTAACACGggttttgcaaaatttatcgatgTTGTTTGCCCATCTTCGATGAAAATCTCAGAAATATCAGCGAGATCGCCATTTGGCTCGTACCAAAGTACAGTAAAGTTGTACGAAGCTCCATGATCGTTGCGACTTCCATGGAATTTTATTGTCAAATGCGGTTCGGAGTCAATTCCGAgcgtttttggaaaatttcgtgaaatttGTTCCTTTTGATCGAATTCTGTGCTCACTTCCAACACGGAAATTCGTTTTCCAAGCACAGAAGATTTTGAAACGTGACCCGTTTGGTTCGGTTTTGCCCAAATTTCGAGTTCGACAAGCTCGTTAGAGGCACCCAACATTGTTGCTTCGTGCTTTATGAGGAATCCGCGGTACGTGTCGCgttcaaaaaagtttgtaaCTTCCAAAATTTGCTCAGGACGATAGatgtttttgagttttttggcGGTTACACGAACAAGTGCCTTCGACAAAGAGACAATTCCATCGCGATCTGTGCCTTCGTCGTCGATATGATGATACAAATTTTGCCAATAGGAATAGAGATGAACGAAATTTTCGGGATATGCTCCGTAAACCCATTCCTCGAGTTGAACAATGATGCCGTGATTGATGACAGGTTCGAATTTACGTGCGAAAAATATCGCTTTTGGCTCTGTACCTTCGAGACGAGTCCAATCTTCGGGTTTGAAATCGTTCGGACTGCATCCGCACCAATCAACGACGTGCTTATATTGACATTTACAGCCGAGTTTTCGTCTCCAATTCGTGATATGTAAGTTATTGTCGATATAAGTGTGACAAAAACGCGAGTTTCGCAACACTGTGTGAAAAAAAGATTCTGCCGGCAACAAAGTTTGACCAAAAATCTTCAGCAAACCTTGTATAAGTTCatcattttcttcaataacGTACTTTACAAAGCTCCTATCGAGTGCCAACCAATCACTTCCGCCATCAACTTGGATATTTTCGGGCAATTCTCGTTCCCCGATGCGCCACATGTGATTATCACACTCCACAAAAGTCTTATCCAATCCCTGTTTTTGCACAAATCGTTGCGTTTCACGCCCATGACTTTTCACAAAGTTCTTTCCCGCATTGGCAGTTAAGAATTTCACGAGTTTATCGACAGTTTTTACAGGAAAATCACTTTCGCTCAAATTTATGATGTAATCCCAATCCCATTGGAGCTGCAGCAGTTCTTCCATGGAAGTCATCAACATTTTGAGCAGAGAAGCGCCTCCCCAAATTGTCGCGTAACGCGTTCGTGCTAACCGAATATTGCTGAATTGCGTTTCGAGGCTCAAAAGTTCGCGATACATGTAACGCTGACGTGCATCGATGTGAATATAGAAGAAATGGTTCGGACGGTATAATGATTTGATGAGGCGATACACTTGGCGGATTGCACGCCCATTTAACGTCAACAGGAAGGCAATTTTAACGGGTTTTTGATCGGGATGCGGCGTCGTTTCGGCGATTTGGGCAGTGaattctaaaaagaaaaaaattaaatttttattataataaaaattagcaaaaaaataatttttcattaaaaattttaaatttttcaaatgtcaaagaaaattaaaaaaaaatcttaaataattttcaaaaaaaaaatttttattaaaaattttaaaattttcaaaaaaaaaaaatttaaaaaaaaatttttttaaataaaaaaaaaatttcattaaaaattttttaaatttattgaaataaaaactaaaaaaatttaaaaaaaaatttaaaaaaattaaaaataaaaaaaattttaaaatttaaaaaaaaataatttttcattaaaaatttttaaattttcaaaaaaataatttttcactaaaaattttaaaattttcaaaaaaattattttttacttaaaattttaaaattttcttttgaaaaaaattattttcactaaaaaatttttaaaaaaaaaaatttcaaaaaaaaaaaaaaaattttttaattgaaaattttaaaaaaaaaattttttcgttaaaaatttttttcaaaaaatatttttcactaaaaattttcttattttcattttaaattaaaaactgattttatatgaattttttaaacttttttaaaagaaatttggtcaaaaatgtattatgatctaaaaattttctttaaaaatttaaaatatttttcaaattttatttaatattttttttttatttttttttaaatattaaaaaattttgaaataaatcataaaaactcACTTTCAATGCCCGTTTCGTAGACAGCGATTGTATAAAAGCCGCCACACGTGAGCGTCGCATCTCCCGAGCACTTCATATTGCAACTGTTATCAGGTATCTTTGAGGTATGCGGCGGCACGTTGTTTCCGCAAAAGCATTCCGTGCCATATTGCGTGCCGGCATACACGAAGCCGCTTTGGAGGCACATTTGGATGCACTTTCGCGGAGTATTGCTCGTTTTGAGGGCCGTCATGTATCCCGTGAGCAATCTGTCATCTTGCTGATCCTTGAAACACCCGAGATACCGATTCGCGATGTGATTTCCGTTCGGGCACGTGCTTGGCAACCATCGCGGATAAAAAGTTCCATTTTGAATGGCACACGCAACTTCGATGATATGTTTACGGCAGTTTTGGGAGCTGGCACGTTGAAGCGCACTCGTGACTTCTTTCGTGATATGGCAATTGGGAGGCGGCGCGTCGCTTATTCCTAACTCTTTTAATATCACATCGTTGCTATTTCCGccatttgttcgttttttgctCGCGAGAGGACTATTTCCGCTCTTGTCTTTGGTTGAAATCTCTTCGTCATCACTAAAAGTCCCTCCGCCTCCGCCTTGATCGCGAATCTGTTTGCCATATCGTTCGCGATGCGTTTCCGTCTCTCCGCTGCTGATAATCCGCGACGTGAAAATCGACGGAAGTTTCAGCGCAAGAAAAAGTTGAACGACAAAGATGCATCCGATTATGAGCAAGATGAATTTGTAGGAACGTAAATTGACGAGAAGCATTTTGGTTTGTTCGTTTATTAAGAGCTCGTCATTATCTCACAGCAACTCGATTGTAGaagtttccttaaaaaaatttttttttttattttttcttaaaatttcgcaAAGATTCGAGACTTACcacatttttacttaaaactaaaatttgccTTTGCTTTTGTAAAAGATTTCTACGTGTCACAAGACATAAAAAAGAGTGATTTTCTATggattttccttaattttcttattgctTTTCCATCGTCGCTTCAAAGGTAAACaacttatcaatttcattccacAGTTTTCCgtcaaacaaaaaactcaGGCATGGGTTCAACTCAAGAAAATACAGTACTTTTGATagttgagacgaatgaaaatgataatagAAATAGCCTTCAGCTGATTCaggtttatcatttttatacgACTCACTGACGTTTTCGCTCGGAATAATACACAGGGTTTGTAATCGCCGGAAAATTTGATATCCTCTTTCGATTTTCAAAGGGAAATTTacggaaaatttaagaaaaactgatttgaaagaaaaagcaTTTAAGGCAAAGCTTTACTTAAAAGATATTAAAGCGTTGCctcgatttttaaataaagcatcgccttagaattaaattttaacggttttttgaaggaaaaatcggaaaattttgtgaaatattaaaagaaaattatctgtaaaaataattttcaatttttcgaaatgaaaaagttctttaaattaatgaaaaaatgattcaaaacatgatgtttgaataatttttcatgcaaaactcatatctttttcaaaaattaacggtacataatttgcatgaaaaataatttttataagtacATGAAACAATTTAGGctcaaaaaagattttcttgaatcaatttttaatttttttcttaccagaACTACCtcaaaatctcacaaaaaagcTTCATGTAgccttaaattattcaaaaaagtgtcaaattaACACTTGAAGCCCTTTTCCAATcccaatttattctaatttaaatcCTCTATGGAATCAATTTTCCTCTAAAACGTCTAATAAATCCATCTCAAAGTACTCCCCGAGGCAACTGAAGCAACAACACACCGTAATTGCCTTTGTTAGTTCGTctcgtagattttttttcgcattcatCGAAGGTTAAGTACCGATAAAATTGATGAGCCTTACACGGATAAGCCcgattgttaaattttattagcaaATCAGgcgaattattttcttttctttcttcttttattacttcctttgatcaatttttccctccattcgtcgtcgtttgtCGTTTCTTGATCAAAAGGCTTTCATGTCGCGCCTTTCACAATGCGAGCAATATTTGTCTTCCTCTTGTTCCGCTTACAGCACACGAATAACGTTATCGATCGATCGTTTtcctttcaatttaaattcaacgCGTTTTCACACACATGATTgaattgacacaaaatttacatatCCATCGAGTCATTCTGTAAGTTTTGCGAATCATGCATGCAAGAGCACGTGTTGTTATTAGGAAAGCAaggattttttatgtttcgccCGATACACAATGGTAATAATGATAGATGACATAGAAAATCATGTATTTCGCACTCGTTCGCtcgtttttcgttgttgttttattGTGTTAAACATTTTCGGgtgagaaaatcaaaaattatgtgcAAAACGAGAATTCATGAATATATGCGGAGACGTGAgtgaaatattaaagttttttttggcgaataattttccttttaaaagaaGAAGTTTTGCtaacttaagttaaaaaattcaaaaaaaaattttttttttatttttttaatattttttaaaaattgttaaaaaatattttaaaaaaaataataaaaaatattaaaaaaaaaataaaaaagaatatgtttttataaaaaaatattttttaaattttttttaaatgttttttagaaaatattaaaaattatttaaaaaaatatttataaaaataaaaaaaaaaaaaaaatttaaataaataaatttttttaaatattttttttaaattattttttaaatattttttttttattttttttttttttattttttttttaatatttttttaaatatttttttaatttttttttcaattttttttttaaatattttttaaatttttttttcagcttcaaTCACTCGAATTTTAGTCTTTGTAAATCAAGCCAGCTGTCGCGATGATGTAAAAGTGCGAATTTTCGTACGTGTAAAAGGCGAAACTGTCTCGTTGCGGATCCGTGCAATATTTCATCTTGTAATTGATGCCCTGCAGCTGTTTTTGCACCACGGAAACAATGACCACGGTACGATAGCGCTCCAAGTGCTCCAACGTTTTAATGTCTTCCTTAATTTCCCTTGCCAATTCCTGACTTAATTTCGTACATTTTTGCGCGTCATACGGCACCCAGACTTTTTGCTCCGTATCCTCGTCAATGTAGTTGATTTTCGTTTCGACAATCGTTTCCATGCGTTTGGCAATCTTTTCGACGTCAAAGGGCAAATTGGGTTTCGGCAAGTCCTCGAGATTCGGAAAGGGCGCTTCTTCCTCCTGCTTGAAACGaatgtttttcttcttgcttGTGGCGAAACCAGTTGTTCCGGCGCCCGTTATTTGGCTAATTTGATCCGCGAGAACGCTTCCGGCACGAGATCCGCGATGTTGGGAGATGGAAagcctgaaaatttttgagaaaatttggatttttggtaagtttttatgaaaatttttaaaatttgattttgaaaaaattgaaaaatatttaaaattaaatttttttctgaaaatacggaaattttttttgaatgttttttggatgattcttaagcttgaaaattaaaaaatataaaaaaaaaatttaatatgaggatttatatgaaaaattttcaataatttttaaatttatttttctaaaatataaaacttcaaattattgcatttaatgcaattttttttgaaaaataatttttttaattttttgatgaaattgaaattttatttttttttttttttaaatttttttttattttttaaaatttttttttatattttgaatatgaaaaattaagattaaaaattttttataatatttttttttaaaaattttaaatgtcaaaaatgtatcaaaatctgaaaattttctttaaaaaatttttttttttgaaaatttcacaaaaaattaaataagaggAAATCGAATACATTTTATCattcaaaattgatcaaagttgaatcttaagcttgaaatcgatcaaaaattaataaaaatgttcaaaatctgaaagttttccttaaaaaattaaaaattttatttttgaaaattttacaaaaaattaataagaggAAATCGAATACATTTTATCATTCAAAATCGCTCAAAAATGAATCttcagatcaatttttttacaaaaattttcaaaaaacaaaatttctcaccCAA
It encodes:
- the LOC134830704 gene encoding uncharacterized protein LOC134830704, with the translated sequence MNSLKTILFLSFVAFGLSTTTPEKDSSKKEVILSESGSVVIPETQPDPVKHPESTVNDTASSKKKDLKESPVTDDAKTGNSGIRAMVPDSLDISGSTGISVLLFVSSLLVVFFIMYRACRMKQNRGERRYGGVMTSYQELSPITMEDDDSELEEQALFDKTRDAQSVVVL
- the LOC134830703 gene encoding probable lysine-specific demethylase 4A, whose protein sequence is MAQQQHPRIMVFRPTYEEFQDFPKYIHYMESKGAHKAGLVKVIPPHEWVPRKKGYDLDDIDMTIPAPICQIVSGKQGLYTQFNVQRRPISVKEFHRLANSERFATPKYFDYEDLERKFWKNVTYVSPMYGADIMGTLTDPDEKCWNINNLGTILDYVCKDYGKTIAGVNTAYLYFGMWKTTFAWHTEDMDLYSINYLHFGAPKTWYAIPPEHGRKLEKLANSIFVEQYNECNAYLRHKMTLISPQVLKQNNIPFNKITQEPGEIMITFPYGYHAGFNHGFNCAESTNFASERWVEYGKRATKCLCRKDMVKISMETFVKRFQPDRYEKWLRGEDYGCHPEEPGKIYAAPKPVLPKNFKSKFVYDENACNDEQKRGCAPLQITKGTKDDQKDEEKSSSSSSTSSSNSNSNSSTGTGCSSTTTSPCDLKLIWEKLGEQDIEAGVATNLLPNGVVKNNKRMRFETRTISVGRENED
- the LOC134831334 gene encoding xylosyltransferase oxt, whose translation is MLLVNLRSYKFILLIIGCIFVVQLFLALKLPSIFTSRIISSGETETHRERYGKQIRDQGGGGGTFSDDEEISTKDKSGNSPLASKKRTNGGNSNDVILKELGISDAPPPNCHITKEVTSALQRASSQNCRKHIIEVACAIQNGTFYPRWLPSTCPNGNHIANRYLGCFKDQQDDRLLTGYMTALKTSNTPRKCIQMCLQSGFVYAGTQYGTECFCGNNVPPHTSKIPDNSCNMKCSGDATLTCGGFYTIAVYETGIEKFTAQIAETTPHPDQKPVKIAFLLTLNGRAIRQVYRLIKSLYRPNHFFYIHIDARQRYMYRELLSLETQFSNIRLARTRYATIWGGASLLKMLMTSMEELLQLQWDWDYIINLSESDFPVKTVDKLVKFLTANAGKNFVKSHGRETQRFVQKQGLDKTFVECDNHMWRIGERELPENIQVDGGSDWLALDRSFVKYVIEENDELIQGLLKIFGQTLLPAESFFHTVLRNSRFCHTYIDNNLHITNWRRKLGCKCQYKHVVDWCGCSPNDFKPEDWTRLEGTEPKAIFFARKFEPVINHGIIVQLEEWVYGAYPENFVHLYSYWQNLYHHIDDEGTDRDGIVSLSKALVRVTAKKLKNIYRPEQILEVTNFFERDTYRGFLIKHEATMLGASNELVELEIWAKPNQTGHVSKSSVLGKRISVLEVSTEFDQKEQISRNFPKTLGIDSEPHLTIKFHGSRNDHGASYNFTVLWYEPNGDLADISEIFIEDGQTTSINFAKPVLKSPLTPGVWLVKIQHKRTLIGLCKFFVMPQLLLTNSDVDPKLFSIIQQYFVLKDICIVRSTNDKNRGSGAGSYNTKPMFLQGGNARRATSAAKIGNNLDFLTDCRKTSWSSMAADPKSDISLLLTNA
- the LOC134832048 gene encoding dynein light chain Tctex-type 5-like produces the protein MMFSRLKKAVGLSISQHRGSRAGSVLADQISQITGAGTTGFATSKKKNIRFKQEEEAPFPNLEDLPKPNLPFDVEKIAKRMETIVETKINYIDEDTEQKVWVPYDAQKCTKLSQELAREIKEDIKTLEHLERYRTVVIVSVVQKQLQGINYKMKYCTDPQRDSFAFYTYENSHFYIIATAGLIYKD